Proteins co-encoded in one Neofelis nebulosa isolate mNeoNeb1 chromosome 2, mNeoNeb1.pri, whole genome shotgun sequence genomic window:
- the LEPROT gene encoding leptin receptor gene-related protein isoform X2 — translation MVLWIKLYPSKALVALSFSGAIGLTFLMLGCALEDYGVYWPLFVLIFHAISPIPHFIAKRATYDSDATSSACRELAYFFTTGIVVSAFGFPVILARVSVIKWGACGLVLAGNAVIFLTIQGFFLVFGRGDDFSWEQW, via the exons ATGGTGTTATGGATTAAATTGTATCCCTCAAAAG ctcTTGTGGCATTATCCTTCAGTGGGGCTATTGGGCTGACTTTTCTTATGCTGGGATGTGCCTTAGAAGATTATGG CGTTTACTGGCCCTTGTTTGTCCTGATATTTCACGccatctctcccatcccccatttcATTGCCAAAAGAGCAACGTATGACTCTGATGCCACAAGTAGTGCCTGTCGGGAGCTGGCATATTTTTTCACTACTGGAATTGTTGTTTCTGCCTTTGGATTTCCTGTTATTCTTGCCCGTGTGTCTGTG ATCAAATGGGGAGCCTGTGGCCTTGTGCTGGCAGGCAATGCAGTCATTTTCCTGACAATTCAAGGTTTTTTCCTTGTGTTTGGAAGAGGAGATGATTTTAGCTGGGAGCAGTGGTAG
- the LEPROT gene encoding leptin receptor gene-related protein isoform X3 → MWLALVALSFSGAIGLTFLMLGCALEDYGVYWPLFVLIFHAISPIPHFIAKRATYDSDATSSACRELAYFFTTGIVVSAFGFPVILARVSVIKWGACGLVLAGNAVIFLTIQGFFLVFGRGDDFSWEQW, encoded by the exons ATGTGGCTGG ctcTTGTGGCATTATCCTTCAGTGGGGCTATTGGGCTGACTTTTCTTATGCTGGGATGTGCCTTAGAAGATTATGG CGTTTACTGGCCCTTGTTTGTCCTGATATTTCACGccatctctcccatcccccatttcATTGCCAAAAGAGCAACGTATGACTCTGATGCCACAAGTAGTGCCTGTCGGGAGCTGGCATATTTTTTCACTACTGGAATTGTTGTTTCTGCCTTTGGATTTCCTGTTATTCTTGCCCGTGTGTCTGTG ATCAAATGGGGAGCCTGTGGCCTTGTGCTGGCAGGCAATGCAGTCATTTTCCTGACAATTCAAGGTTTTTTCCTTGTGTTTGGAAGAGGAGATGATTTTAGCTGGGAGCAGTGGTAG
- the LEPROT gene encoding leptin receptor gene-related protein isoform X1: MAGVKALVALSFSGAIGLTFLMLGCALEDYGVYWPLFVLIFHAISPIPHFIAKRATYDSDATSSACRELAYFFTTGIVVSAFGFPVILARVSVIKWGACGLVLAGNAVIFLTIQGFFLVFGRGDDFSWEQW; this comes from the exons ATGGCGGGCGTTAAAG ctcTTGTGGCATTATCCTTCAGTGGGGCTATTGGGCTGACTTTTCTTATGCTGGGATGTGCCTTAGAAGATTATGG CGTTTACTGGCCCTTGTTTGTCCTGATATTTCACGccatctctcccatcccccatttcATTGCCAAAAGAGCAACGTATGACTCTGATGCCACAAGTAGTGCCTGTCGGGAGCTGGCATATTTTTTCACTACTGGAATTGTTGTTTCTGCCTTTGGATTTCCTGTTATTCTTGCCCGTGTGTCTGTG ATCAAATGGGGAGCCTGTGGCCTTGTGCTGGCAGGCAATGCAGTCATTTTCCTGACAATTCAAGGTTTTTTCCTTGTGTTTGGAAGAGGAGATGATTTTAGCTGGGAGCAGTGGTAG